The Panicum hallii strain FIL2 chromosome 9, PHallii_v3.1, whole genome shotgun sequence genome has a window encoding:
- the LOC112875953 gene encoding uncharacterized protein LOC112875953 has protein sequence MDSPTSLPLLNSLPPVNWDALDALVLDFARSDRLVVPPHAAPADAADATCPSPPSSPSSSTTTATSSAPSSSSSSSSSYRSRLLILRARRALEAGDVDAALALLRAHAPAALADHRLLFHLHKQRFVELMRRGTEVDREAALDCLRTALAPCALDAYPEAYEEFKHIMLVLIYDKDDQLSPVVNEWSIKRRFELAGLLSSILRAHLQAYDPILSMILRYLISIHKVYCMRQGISSPISDLTERLLFEDRDPPVVPQECSLEAPPFDEVDVQALAHAVELTRQGAVDSLKFAKGDLYQAFQNELCRMKLDLTLLDKLVHEYCIYRGIVEGGSHVLPGTAELECKQNNNVNNETQLECEMANNQNGDCSTSDITRDDSWSRRLRRVRSSTSGQRRRKRWRGRVDDLDYACEALLDANKHDSLSPALDMDEDTVVDQQDLVANSNTSDTRNMEDQKYEVVLEMQDLTRKGMASKVVEEISSIDPEFFPQNPILLFQLKQVEFLKLVASGDHVAALKVASTHLGPLAANNQALLKPLKETLVTLIKPNEDILNGVSLPVLASSLQVAMSRRLGIEEPQLMKIVRAAIHTHTEWFKLQMCKDRFEHFLKIDSLKEVNPPVGSCSMSKGHTDECGNGSSQITTCSSGKVPDEGSSPQVSSEAACDENAILKVMEFLALPRADAIQLLMQYNGNAETVIQQIFQ, from the exons ATGGACTCGCCGACGTCCCTGCCTCTGCTGAACTCTCTGCCCCCGGTGAACTGGGACGCGCTGGATGCCCTCGTCCTCGACTTCGCCAGATCCGACCGGCTCGTCGTTCCTCCGCACGCTGCCCCCGCTGACGCCGCCGACGCCacctgcccctcgccgccgtcttccccttcctcctccaccaccaccgccacctcctccgctccctcctcttcctcctcgtcgtcgtcgtcctacCGCTCGCGCCTCCTCATCCTCCGCGCCCGTCGCGCACTCGAGGCGGGCGATGTCGACGCAGCTCTCGCGCTCCTCCGCGCCCACGCGCCCGCCGCGCTCGCCGACCACCGCCTCCTATTCCACCTCCACAAGCAA AGGTTTGTAGAGCTGATGAGGAGGGGCACGGAGGTGGACAGGGAAGCCGCGCTCGACTGCCTGCGCACGGCGCTCGCGCCCTGTGCGCTCGACGCCTACCCG GAAGCTTATGAGGAGTTCAAGCACATAATGCTTGTCTTGATATATGACAAAGATGATCAATTATCGCCAGTTGTCAATGAG TGGTCTATAAAGAGGAGGTTTGAACTTGCTGGTTTGCTATCATCTATACTAAGAGCCCATTTACAAGCTTATGATCCTATTTTGTCAATGATCTTAAGATACTTAATAAG CATTCACAAGGTATATTGCATGCGCCAAGGAATTTCATCACCTATATCTGATCTTACTGAGCGACTGCTCTTTGAGGATCGTGATCCACCTGTGGTTCCTCAGGAATGCTCACTAGAAGCACCGCCATTTGATGAG GTTGACGTTCAAGCCCTAGCGCATGCTGTGGAGTTGACAAGACAAGGTGCTGTTGATAGCTTGAAGTTTGCTAAAGGAGATTTATATCAAGCATTTCAG AACGAATTGTGCCGAATGAAATTGGACCTGACACTTCTGGATAAACTTGTACACGAGTATTGTATATACAGGGGCATAGTTGAAGGCGGTTCCCACGTTCTTCCTG GAACTGCTGAATTGGAATGTAAGCAAAACAATAATGTCAATAATGAAACACAGCTTGAATGTGAAATGGCTAACAATCAGAATGGAGATTGTAGCACTAGTGATATCACCCGTGATGATTCTTGGTCCAGAAGGTTACGTAGGGTTAGAAGTAGTACATCTGGGCAGCGAAGACGAAAGAGATGGAGAGGGCGGGTAGATGATCTAGATTATGCCTGTGAAGCCTTGTTGGATGCAAATAAGCATGATAGCTTGTCTCCTGCCCTTGACATGGATGAAGATACTGTGGTAGACCAACAG GACTTGGTGGCAAATTCTAATACATCTGATACTAGAAACATGGAAGATCAGAAATATGAAGTTGTCCTGGAGATGCAGGATCTCACACGAAAAGGGATGGCTTCCAAAGTTGTTGAGGAAATAAGCAGTATAGATCCTGAGTTCTTTCCACAAAACCCTATTCTTCTTTTTCAGTTGAAACAG GTTGAATTTCTTAAGCTAGTGGCTTCTGGTGATCATGTTGCTGCTCTCAAGGTAGCATCCACTCATCTGGGACCTCTTGCTGCCAATAACCAAGCTTTGCTGAAGCCCTTGAAGGAGACTTTGGTAACATTGATTAAACCCAATGAAGATATACTGAATGGAGTATCTTTGCCGGTTCTTGCAAGTTCTCTCCAG GTTGCAATGAGCAGGAGGCTTGGTATTGAAGAACCCCAGCTAATGAAGATAGTCAGAGCAGCAATCCATACACACACTGAATGGTTTAAGCTTCAGATGTGCAAGGACCGATTTGAGCACTTTTTGAAGATTGATTCTCTGAAAGAGGTTAATCCACCAGTGGGCAGTTGCAGTATGTCCAAGGGCCATACAGATGAATGTGGCAATGGATCATCTCAAATCACAACATGTTCAAGTGGCAAGGTGCCAGATGAAGGTAGCAGCCCTCAGGTCTCATCAGAAGCTGCCTGTGATGAAAATGCTATACTAAAGGTTATG GAATTTCTCGCCTTGCCGAGGGCTGATGCCATCCAACTCCTCATGCAGTACAATGGAAATGCAGAGACAGTCATCCAACAGATCTTTCAATAG